Below is a window of Coriobacterium glomerans PW2 DNA.
TGGAGAGCATCGGCTATATCCATCTCAACGATTTGAACAGCTGGATAGCCTACTACGGGGATACCGTGACGCCGCGTTGGGGATGGGCGAACGGCATCGATCTCAGCACGCGGGGCTAGTCGCGCGGAATCGAGCTCAGCGAGCACCATCGTCGGCAATCGGCGTGATATCCGGATCTGTATTGCTCTCTGCACGGAGTTGAGCGCCCGGAGGGCCCCCGTGAGCGCGATGTCTTGGATGCGGTCACGCTACCGGAAAAAACCTGCAGCGATGAGCGCCGCGATGTAGATGATCAGGACGCCCAGAGCGCTTCCGTCATGACGGGGGTCGAAGCGCATGACATGATAGTGCGTGCGATCCCGTCCACCCAGGTAGCAACGGGCATCCATAGCTTTTCCGAGGTTCTCCGCGTGGCGCAGCGCGCCGGCGAACAGAGGCACGAGCAGCGGGATGCTCGATCGCACGTAGCCAAGCGCGCTTCTGTTCTCGAGGTCGGCTCCCCGCGCGGTCTGCGCGGTGATGATGTCGTCTGCTTCCTGCGCGATCGTGGGCACGAAGCGCAAGGCTATGGACAAAGTGAACATCGTTCGGCTCACCGGCATGCCGATGCGCTCGAGCGGCCTGAGCAGTCGCTCTGCGGCGTCGGTGAGCACGATCGGCTGCGTTGTGAACATAAGCAGCGATCCCGCGATCAGCAGAAAGATGAGTCTCATCGTATACAGGATGGCTGCGGAGACGCCATCTGAGTAGATGCGTATGGGACCAGCGACGATCAAAAGATCTCCGGTTCTGGCAAAGAACAGGTTGATGACCGAGGTGAGCACGAAAAAGAGCACGAGAGGTCGCAGCTGAGCGAGCAGGCGGCCGACGGGCACGTGCGCCGCCGCTATGGCGCTGGCGATGAGGATCCCGGCAAGAAGGAGCGTGACACCGTTCGATATGAACAGGCAGCTCGCCATGAACACGATGGCGAAGATCAGTTTCACACGCGGATCCATGGAGTGGACCGGTGAGACAGCCGAATAGTAGCGGCCGATGTCAACGCGCAAGGCCATAAGACACCTCCGTCATCAGCTCGCTCAAGGTCAGCGCATCAGCGATGCCGTGAGCCCCGTGAGCTCTGAGCGACCGTGAGAAGCCGAGAGCCGCGGGCGCGCCGAGTCCGAGATCCCGCTCGGTGAAAACACGCTTGGGCGTGCCCTGCTCGCAGCGTTTACCCTCTCTGAGCACGATGACCTCATCGGCGAGCTCTGCGGCGTCATCCATGGAATGGGTAACGAGGAGCAGCGTGGTGCCTCGTGCCTTCAGTTCCGAGACAAGCTTTCGCATGCGCGCCCGCCCTCGCGGATCGAGTCCCGCCATCGGTTCATCGAGCACCAACATCGACGAGCGCAGGGCGAGAACACCTGCGATTGCAACCGAACGCTGCTGTCCACCCGACAGGGCGAACGGCGAGCGTCCAAGCAAGCCCTCCCAGTCCTCGAGGCCGACTGCCTCAAGCGCCGCGCGCACGCGGTCGTCGACCTCGCTGTCGGCCAGGTGCAGGTTGCGCGGACCGAATGCGACGTCCTCATACACGGTCTCGGCGAACAGCTGTCTTTCGGGAAATTGAGAGATGTAGCCGATCTGCTGTCGCAGCACGCCGCGCTGAGCGAGATCGGTCGTATCGATTCCGCCTACGCGCACCGTTCCGACCAGAGGGACCTTGAGCGCGCAGGCGAGTTCGATACAGGTGGACTTGCCCGCGCCCGTGCGGCCGATCAGGGCGGTCAGGCTACCGGGCTCGACGGAGAAGCTCACATCGTCCAAGGCGAGTGGAGCGCGCAAAGAGGATGCAGCGCGTCGCCACAGGCGCAGCCGTCGTCTTCGTGGATCGCGAGGCCTCTCATAGGAGAAGGAGACATGATCGAACTCGATCGCCGGCCTCGCACCGCATGATGCGAAACGATCGGAGGCTCCCGTCTGCTCCCGCCCCTCCGCGATCGTCTGGGATTCTTCCGAGCAGGTGGTGCCGAGTAGCGGCGCGATCGATCCGGCCAGGTTCTCGAGATCCATGGTGAAGGGGACATCGAGACCGAGTCGCTCCAGCCCATCGAGAACCTTGATCGCGAAGGGAAGCTCGAGACCGAGCGCGGTGATCTTCTGGCGATGCGAAAAGACCTCTTCCGGTGTGCCATCGAGAGTGATGCGGCCGTGGTCGAGCACGATAGCGCGATCGGCCGCGATCGCCTCATCCATGAAATGGGTGACGTGCACGACGGTGATCCCCCGCGCGCTCAGTGCTTCGATGATGTCCCGTATCGCCAGCCGTCCGTCGCCATCCAGCATCGCTGATGGTTCATCGAGCAGGAGCAACTCGGGATTCATCGCGAGCGCCCCGGCTACGGCGACACGCTGTCTCTGGCCCCCGGACAGGTCGGACGGATCGGCTTGGGCCAGGGTCGACATATCGACCGCGTCGAGTGCCGAGTCCACGCGCTGCACGATTTCAGGTTGCGGGACCCCCAGGTTCTCAGGCCCGAATGCGACGTCATCGGCTACGATGCTCGTAACCATCTGATCGTCTGGATGCTGGAAGACCATGGCCGCCCGGCGTCTGATAGCCATGGCGCCGCAGGTGTCGGTCGCGGATATGCCGAAGACGCGAACACTGCCCCTGGTCGGAACAAGCAGGGCGTTCATCAGCTGGATCAGCGTCGACTTGCCCGAGCCGTTGGCGCCGAGCACGCATACGTGCTCGCCCGCACGGATGTCGAGTGAGATCCCGTCAAGGACCTCACCGGCAGCGTCGGTGTCGCCGCCGTACCTGAAGCAGACATCGCGCAGACTTATCTGAGGCTTTTCTGACATGGCTGAGGTGGTGCGTACTAGCGAGGTGTCGAGCCGTCGCGCTGATCGAGCGAGTGCAGCGCAGCCATGCTGGATTTGAGCAGCATCTGAGCAGCGAGGACATGGAGCGTCATTTTGATCAGGTTGAAAGGCAGAAGAAATGGGATGATCATGGTCGCGACGTCTCGCATCGAAAACACAGGATAGTACAGCGGAGTGATCACGAGATTGAGAGCACATGACGCTGTGATCGAGATGACGGCACCGATCAGCATGCCAGCAAGCGAGCCGGCGCGTCCTCGATGGCGGTTGTAGATGAACCCTGCCGGAATGACGAGACATGAGGTTGAGACCATGCCCATGATCGCGCCGAACGGACCGGTGAACAGGCGCGGAATCCACGATATGATGGCGGTCGCAGCACCGAGCCGAGGCCCGAACGCACATGCTGCGATCAGGCAGACTATGCCGGATGGATCGTACATGAGCCACGGCATCGCAGGGATGATCGGAATCTGGACAAAGCTCAACAGCAGAGATGCGGCTGTGAACAGGGCGGTGATCGCGATTCTTCTCGTGTTTTCGGGATGGTTCATAAGAACATGTCTCCGTTTCTCTCATCCGGACTGTACCGTCGGCTCCGGACTTGCACCGGATCAGCCACCTGCGTGGGTCGCGGGCTTCCGAGAGGGCGCGGCGCGCCTCACCCCAGTTACCGCCGGTAGGGAATCTCACCCGACCTTGAAACTACGTGACGAAGCATATACCCTATTTCGAGCGGCGTCTACCCGGTCGGGCAATCCGGGCGCGGACGAGGCACTCATGAAGAGCGCTTCGATGCGGCTCGGCTTGGTGGCGGTCCCTCACATCCTGTGCTAGATTGATCGCGAGCCCACCTGTGAACCAAGGAGACAGCGTGTCCGATTCATCCCAGATCAACCAGCTGACCGCCAGCGAGGACGATATGGACCGCCCCTGCGGCAATCGTTTGCCAGACGAGCATCGAAGCCCGCTCGCTCGGCTATGCAGTCGATCTCAGGGACTCCGTCATGCATGAGCACGGGCGCATCGGCGAAGATGTGATATGCGCCCTGGCGGGTGCGGCGGGCGATGACAACGTGGTGCTGGCAGAACCGATGGCCAAGCACACCACATTTCGAATCGGTGGGCCGGCTGACGTAATGGTATCCCCGAGAAGCATCGATGCCTGCGCCGCGTCTCTGGATGTCTGCGCGCAGGCGGGCATACCCGTCCTCATCGTGGGCAACGGCTCGAATCTGCTTGTGGGCGATCGGGGGATCCGCGGCGTCGTCATACGCATGCGCGAAAATCTCGATGCCATCTCCGTGGATGACACACGCATCCGCGCCGAGGCCGGTGCCCTGCTGAGCGATGT
It encodes the following:
- a CDS encoding ABC transporter ATP-binding protein, whose translation is MSEKPQISLRDVCFRYGGDTDAAGEVLDGISLDIRAGEHVCVLGANGSGKSTLIQLMNALLVPTRGSVRVFGISATDTCGAMAIRRRAAMVFQHPDDQMVTSIVADDVAFGPENLGVPQPEIVQRVDSALDAVDMSTLAQADPSDLSGGQRQRVAVAGALAMNPELLLLDEPSAMLDGDGRLAIRDIIEALSARGITVVHVTHFMDEAIAADRAIVLDHGRITLDGTPEEVFSHRQKITALGLELPFAIKVLDGLERLGLDVPFTMDLENLAGSIAPLLGTTCSEESQTIAEGREQTGASDRFASCGARPAIEFDHVSFSYERPRDPRRRRLRLWRRAASSLRAPLALDDVSFSVEPGSLTALIGRTGAGKSTCIELACALKVPLVGTVRVGGIDTTDLAQRGVLRQQIGYISQFPERQLFAETVYEDVAFGPRNLHLADSEVDDRVRAALEAVGLEDWEGLLGRSPFALSGGQQRSVAIAGVLALRSSMLVLDEPMAGLDPRGRARMRKLVSELKARGTTLLLVTHSMDDAAELADEVIVLREGKRCEQGTPKRVFTERDLGLGAPAALGFSRSLRAHGAHGIADALTLSELMTEVSYGLAR
- a CDS encoding energy-coupling factor transporter transmembrane component T family protein; the encoded protein is MALRVDIGRYYSAVSPVHSMDPRVKLIFAIVFMASCLFISNGVTLLLAGILIASAIAAAHVPVGRLLAQLRPLVLFFVLTSVINLFFARTGDLLIVAGPIRIYSDGVSAAILYTMRLIFLLIAGSLLMFTTQPIVLTDAAERLLRPLERIGMPVSRTMFTLSIALRFVPTIAQEADDIITAQTARGADLENRSALGYVRSSIPLLVPLFAGALRHAENLGKAMDARCYLGGRDRTHYHVMRFDPRHDGSALGVLIIYIAALIAAGFFR
- a CDS encoding ECF transporter S component, producing the protein MNHPENTRRIAITALFTAASLLLSFVQIPIIPAMPWLMYDPSGIVCLIAACAFGPRLGAATAIISWIPRLFTGPFGAIMGMVSTSCLVIPAGFIYNRHRGRAGSLAGMLIGAVISITASCALNLVITPLYYPVFSMRDVATMIIPFLLPFNLIKMTLHVLAAQMLLKSSMAALHSLDQRDGSTPR